A stretch of Sulfitobacter sp. THAF37 DNA encodes these proteins:
- a CDS encoding ChaN family lipoprotein, translating into MRIISALLASFLPLAGIALADGSADDVARMRAADIVILGEVHDNPDHHAGQARLIEAISPVAVVFEMLSPEQAAEVNADGRDDLDALGHRIGWAEAGWPDFLLYHPVFAALGQTPVVGAALPRDRVRAAFEDGAAAVFGPDAPRFGLDQPLAKSQQDARNALQFAAHCAAMPMALMAGMVEAQRLRDAQFSAAALQALATHGAPVVVIVGNGHARKDWGMPAMIARAAPTTAVHVVGFTERPAPADDPRFDTTIVTAPATRPDPCAAFTD; encoded by the coding sequence ATGCGCATCATTTCCGCACTGCTTGCGAGCTTTCTGCCCCTTGCCGGCATCGCCCTGGCCGACGGATCAGCCGATGACGTCGCGCGGATGCGCGCTGCCGATATCGTCATTCTCGGAGAGGTCCATGACAACCCGGACCATCACGCCGGACAGGCCCGGCTGATCGAAGCGATTTCACCGGTCGCCGTCGTGTTCGAAATGCTGTCGCCGGAACAGGCCGCAGAGGTCAACGCCGACGGGCGGGACGATCTGGACGCGCTGGGTCATCGGATCGGCTGGGCCGAGGCGGGCTGGCCCGACTTTTTACTTTACCACCCGGTCTTTGCCGCTCTGGGCCAGACGCCCGTGGTGGGGGCCGCCCTGCCACGCGACCGGGTCCGTGCCGCCTTCGAGGACGGCGCCGCAGCCGTGTTCGGCCCGGACGCCCCGCGCTTTGGTCTGGACCAGCCCCTGGCAAAGTCGCAACAGGATGCCCGCAACGCGCTGCAATTCGCCGCCCATTGCGCGGCAATGCCCATGGCGCTGATGGCGGGAATGGTCGAAGCGCAGCGGCTGCGTGACGCGCAGTTCTCCGCCGCAGCATTACAGGCGCTGGCCACGCACGGCGCGCCAGTGGTGGTGATCGTCGGAAACGGCCACGCGCGGAAGGACTGGGGGATGCCCGCCATGATCGCGCGGGCCGCACCGACAACCGCTGTGCACGTCGTTGGTTTCACCGAACGGCCTGCACCCGCCGACGATCCGCGCTTTGACACGACGATCGTCACCGCCCCTGCGACGCGACCCGATCCATGCGCCGCATTCACCGACTGA
- a CDS encoding Fe(3+) ABC transporter substrate-binding protein, which produces MPKNVRFTPIALSAFLVAGSAAAEGEVNLYSSRHYDTDERLYSDFTEQTGITINRIEGNADELIARMQAEGANSPADILLTVDTSRLQRAKDAGVLQSIDSDVLEERIPSNLQDSDNQWFGFSQRARIIFYDKDEVSEPPMDYLSLADPKYKGMVCHRSSTNVYGQTLLSAIIENHGEEAAREWAAGMVENFARDPEGGDTDQLRALVSGECDISVANSYYFARALRTDVDGLSNEIDQIGWIFPAQDAEGAHMNLSGGGVAANAPNRDNAIAFLEYLASDQAQQYFSAGNDEYPAVPGVALSESVGKLGDFKADDVDLSAVATNLPTAQKIFNEVGWK; this is translated from the coding sequence ATGCCCAAGAACGTACGTTTCACCCCCATCGCCCTGAGCGCGTTTCTCGTCGCTGGCAGCGCCGCCGCAGAGGGTGAGGTAAACCTCTATTCCTCGCGCCACTACGACACGGACGAACGGCTCTATTCCGATTTCACCGAGCAGACCGGCATCACCATCAACCGGATCGAAGGCAACGCGGACGAGCTGATCGCGAGGATGCAGGCAGAGGGCGCGAATTCGCCCGCCGACATCCTGCTGACGGTCGATACCTCGCGCCTGCAGCGGGCCAAGGATGCCGGCGTGCTGCAATCCATCGACAGCGACGTCCTGGAAGAGCGCATTCCATCCAACCTGCAGGACAGCGACAACCAGTGGTTCGGCTTTTCCCAGCGGGCGCGGATCATTTTCTACGACAAGGACGAGGTCAGCGAACCGCCGATGGACTACCTGTCGCTGGCTGACCCCAAGTACAAGGGCATGGTCTGCCACCGGTCGTCCACCAACGTCTACGGCCAGACCCTGCTTTCCGCCATAATCGAGAACCACGGCGAAGAAGCGGCGCGTGAATGGGCCGCCGGCATGGTCGAAAATTTCGCCCGCGACCCCGAAGGCGGCGACACCGATCAGTTGCGCGCGCTCGTCTCCGGCGAATGTGATATCTCGGTCGCCAACAGCTACTACTTTGCCCGCGCCCTGCGCACGGATGTGGACGGGCTGTCCAATGAGATCGACCAAATCGGCTGGATATTCCCCGCACAGGACGCCGAAGGCGCGCATATGAACCTGTCGGGCGGCGGCGTGGCCGCGAATGCGCCCAACCGCGACAACGCCATCGCCTTTCTCGAATACCTCGCCTCCGACCAGGCGCAGCAGTATTTCTCGGCCGGGAACGACGAATATCCGGCAGTCCCGGGCGTCGCACTCAGCGAGAGCGTCGGCAAGCTGGGCGACTTCAAGGCCGACGATGTCGACCTGAGCGCGGTGGCAACAAACCTGCCCACCGCCCAGAAGATTTTCAACGAAGTCGGCTGGAAGTAA
- a CDS encoding alpha-D-ribose 1-methylphosphonate 5-triphosphate diphosphatase has protein sequence MTQETVLTNARIVLPTEVVRGTLVTRDGRIADIAHGASAVPGATDCAGDYLCPGLIELHTDNLERHMAPRPKVDWPHRTAILAHDRELAGTGITTVFDAIRVGSIISDSNRRYGKYARQMADEILEMREAGVLKISHHIHLRAEICSETLVEEMAEFGPADKIGIVSLMDHTPGQRQFRDLDKFRDYVCGKHGMSAEGFDDYRDFLYGLQARLGDTHEAAAVAAARRYGATLASHDDTTAAQVDKSHAQGVSIAEFPTTVEAADACHRQGIATIMGAPNLVRGGSHSGNVAARELAEGDRLDILSSDYVPAALLQGALILNEIWGDLPRALATITANPAQHVGLEDRGALSIGKRADLLRFATLGHHPVVKSVWVQGVRAS, from the coding sequence ATGACACAAGAGACCGTTTTGACAAACGCCCGGATCGTCCTGCCGACGGAGGTGGTGCGCGGCACGCTGGTAACAAGGGACGGGCGCATCGCGGATATCGCGCACGGAGCAAGCGCGGTGCCCGGTGCCACGGATTGCGCGGGCGATTACCTCTGCCCCGGTCTGATCGAGCTGCACACCGACAACCTCGAACGCCACATGGCCCCCCGCCCCAAGGTGGACTGGCCCCATCGCACCGCGATCCTGGCCCATGACCGGGAACTGGCGGGCACCGGGATCACCACGGTGTTCGATGCGATCAGGGTCGGTTCGATCATTTCCGACAGCAATCGCCGCTACGGTAAATACGCCCGCCAGATGGCAGACGAGATCCTCGAAATGCGGGAGGCCGGAGTGCTGAAGATCAGTCACCATATCCACCTGCGGGCCGAGATCTGTTCCGAAACGCTGGTGGAGGAAATGGCCGAGTTCGGACCGGCGGACAAGATCGGGATCGTATCGCTGATGGATCATACGCCGGGCCAGCGGCAGTTTCGGGATCTGGACAAATTCAGGGACTACGTCTGTGGCAAACATGGCATGTCCGCCGAAGGCTTCGACGACTACCGCGATTTCCTTTACGGGCTGCAGGCCCGGCTCGGCGACACCCATGAAGCCGCCGCTGTCGCCGCTGCCCGGCGATACGGGGCGACGCTGGCCAGCCACGACGACACCACCGCAGCGCAGGTGGACAAAAGCCATGCGCAGGGCGTGAGCATCGCGGAATTCCCCACCACGGTAGAAGCGGCGGATGCCTGCCACAGGCAGGGGATTGCCACGATCATGGGCGCGCCCAATCTGGTCAGGGGCGGGTCGCATTCGGGCAATGTGGCGGCGCGGGAACTGGCGGAGGGCGACCGGCTGGACATCCTGTCGTCCGATTATGTGCCTGCGGCCCTGTTGCAGGGTGCGCTGATCCTGAACGAGATATGGGGCGATCTGCCGCGCGCACTGGCCACGATCACCGCCAATCCGGCGCAGCATGTCGGGCTGGAGGATCGCGGCGCTTTGAGCATCGGAAAACGTGCCGATCTGCTGAGGTTCGCGACGCTGGGGCATCATCCGGTGGTCAAATCCGTCTGGGTCCAGGGTGTGCGGGCGTCGTGA
- a CDS encoding DUF1045 domain-containing protein, producing MFKRYAVYFTPQGALADRGAAWLGWDIASGQPVAHPEVPGLDLADLTETPRKYGFHATIKPPFALAAGTDVAGLSQALARFSGQVAPVVLDGLQVSALGRFLALTPLGDQEALNDMAGEAVMQLDGFRAPAGAEELARRRARPLTPEQDRNLRDWGYPHVLDLFRFHMTLTGRLDQPDALRPRVAAHFADSLPRPFVLDGLSLVGERRDGMFETLQHYALTG from the coding sequence ATGTTCAAACGGTATGCGGTCTATTTCACACCGCAGGGCGCGCTGGCCGACAGGGGCGCCGCCTGGTTGGGCTGGGACATCGCATCCGGTCAGCCTGTAGCCCACCCCGAGGTGCCGGGCCTGGATCTGGCCGACTTGACGGAGACTCCACGCAAATATGGCTTCCATGCCACGATCAAACCGCCCTTCGCCCTTGCGGCGGGCACCGATGTGGCGGGTCTGTCCCAGGCCCTGGCGCGGTTTTCCGGACAAGTCGCGCCGGTGGTGCTGGACGGTCTTCAGGTCAGCGCGCTGGGCCGGTTCCTCGCCCTCACGCCACTGGGCGACCAGGAGGCGTTGAACGACATGGCCGGAGAGGCGGTCATGCAACTGGACGGGTTTCGCGCCCCGGCGGGGGCGGAGGAGCTGGCGCGCCGCCGCGCGCGCCCTCTCACGCCGGAGCAGGACCGCAACCTGCGCGACTGGGGGTATCCCCATGTGCTGGATCTCTTTCGGTTTCACATGACCTTGACCGGTCGGCTGGACCAGCCCGATGCCCTGCGCCCCCGCGTCGCAGCCCATTTTGCCGACAGCCTGCCGCGGCCCTTCGTGCTGGACGGTCTGAGCCTTGTCGGGGAACGGCGGGACGGCATGTTCGAGACGCTCCAACACTATGCCCTCACCGGGTAG